A genomic window from Anaerolineae bacterium includes:
- the moaA gene encoding GTP 3',8-cyclase MoaA, translated as MPNLHLIDKYNRCLNYLRISITDRCNLRCIYCAPDDLHQLLPYKEILRYEEILRLVRIGARLGISKVRITGGEPLIRKGVYDFLGELTKINGLADVSLTTNGILLRDNIKKIKSAGIKRINVSMDTLNRQKYKEITGHDMFDQVWEGIESAQREGFNPIKINVVALNGINDDELTDIAKLSFSYPFHIRFIEYMPIGIPHIKNIGKQLLAPEIKKRINELGELIPVKNGINDGPARRYKFKDAKGEIGFIDAISRHFCNQCNRLRLTASGQLRACLLSDYQDDLKGPLRKGYLDSSLADIFLQAVSHKPFDHNIACDHPGEVAGQMSAIGG; from the coding sequence TTGCCAAACTTACACTTAATCGATAAATATAATCGATGCTTGAACTATTTGCGCATATCTATTACCGACCGTTGCAACCTGCGATGCATATACTGCGCTCCTGATGATCTGCATCAGCTCCTTCCGTATAAAGAAATTTTAAGATATGAAGAAATACTGCGTCTTGTCAGAATCGGGGCGCGGCTGGGGATATCCAAGGTCCGAATTACCGGTGGAGAACCGCTTATACGAAAAGGGGTTTACGATTTCCTGGGCGAATTAACTAAGATAAATGGCCTTGCGGATGTGTCTCTAACAACCAACGGTATTTTGCTGAGAGATAATATTAAAAAAATTAAATCTGCCGGCATAAAACGAATCAATGTCAGCATGGATACATTAAACAGACAAAAATATAAAGAGATAACAGGGCACGACATGTTTGATCAGGTCTGGGAAGGTATAGAATCAGCGCAAAGAGAGGGTTTTAATCCTATAAAAATTAATGTCGTAGCCCTAAATGGAATCAATGATGATGAATTAACAGATATCGCTAAATTATCCTTTTCTTATCCATTTCATATTCGATTCATCGAGTACATGCCAATAGGAATTCCTCATATTAAGAATATCGGCAAGCAATTGCTTGCTCCTGAAATAAAAAAACGCATCAATGAATTAGGGGAATTGATTCCTGTTAAAAATGGAATCAATGACGGCCCTGCAAGGCGTTATAAGTTTAAAGACGCAAAAGGGGAAATAGGTTTTATTGATGCAATAAGCCGCCATTTCTGCAATCAATGCAATCGGTTGAGATTAACGGCAAGCGGCCAGCTGCGAGCATGTCTTTTGTCAGATTATCAAGATGATCTTAAAGGTCCTCTCAGAAAAGGATATCTTGACAGCAGTCTGGCCGATATTTTTCTACAAGCTGTAAGCCACAAACCATTTGATCACAACATTGCCTGTGATCACCCCGGCGAAGTTGCAGGGCAAATGTCGGCAATTGGTGGATAA
- a CDS encoding MerR family transcriptional regulator — MQNNRPYQKELPDKLYFKIGEVGELAELPTSVLRFWETEFTKIKPKRTSSGQRLYSKNDVELILKIKHLLHNKKYTIQGAKQHLKSKIPEEESNSSSNILDDIRSELKSIRDLLA; from the coding sequence ATGCAAAATAACAGGCCATATCAAAAAGAATTGCCGGACAAACTATACTTTAAGATCGGAGAGGTTGGCGAACTCGCAGAGCTTCCAACGTCCGTATTACGATTCTGGGAAACCGAGTTCACAAAGATAAAACCAAAAAGAACATCTTCAGGCCAGAGACTGTACAGCAAAAACGATGTTGAGCTTATCCTGAAAATCAAGCATCTCTTACATAACAAAAAATATACTATCCAGGGAGCAAAGCAGCATCTTAAATCCAAAATTCCTGAAGAAGAGTCAAATTCTTCATCAAACATACTTGATGACATCCGATCAGAACTTAAAAGCATCCGAGATCTTCTTGCCTGA